Proteins co-encoded in one Nonlabens agnitus genomic window:
- a CDS encoding nitrilase family protein: MSEKLKVSLIQTTLIWENPEANLNAFDQKLKALYGKTDLVILPEMFTTGFSMKPKDLAHSYSIYDWFKDHAMAGDFAIYGSVMFVKDNGGYCNRGVFMKPDGDFTLYDKRHTFTLAGEHEVFDAGQKPVIATYKDWKFNLQICYDLRFPVFARNVQDYDVLLYVANWPVPRVNAWDALLKARAIENMAYCIGVNRVGTDGTGMDYSGHSQVYDVLGHELLDHPWETEDVKTVELDKENIHYNRNKLRFLEDRDGFTLA, translated from the coding sequence ATGTCTGAAAAACTAAAAGTATCTCTGATCCAAACTACGTTGATTTGGGAAAATCCAGAAGCTAACCTCAACGCTTTTGATCAAAAGCTAAAGGCGCTTTACGGCAAAACAGATCTTGTGATCTTGCCTGAGATGTTTACCACAGGTTTTTCCATGAAACCAAAAGATCTAGCGCACTCCTATTCCATCTATGACTGGTTTAAGGACCACGCCATGGCCGGCGACTTTGCTATTTATGGTAGTGTCATGTTTGTAAAAGACAATGGTGGTTACTGCAATAGGGGTGTTTTTATGAAACCTGACGGTGATTTCACATTATATGACAAGAGGCATACGTTCACCCTAGCTGGTGAACATGAAGTCTTTGACGCTGGTCAAAAACCTGTCATCGCAACCTATAAAGACTGGAAATTTAATCTGCAGATTTGTTATGATTTGAGGTTTCCGGTTTTTGCTCGTAATGTACAGGATTATGATGTTCTGCTTTATGTGGCTAACTGGCCCGTACCAAGAGTGAACGCCTGGGATGCATTATTGAAAGCACGTGCGATAGAAAACATGGCCTATTGCATAGGTGTCAATCGAGTAGGAACCGACGGCACAGGTATGGACTACAGCGGTCATTCTCAGGTTTATGATGTATTGGGTCATGAATTACTGGATCATCCCTGGGAAACCGAAGACGTTAAAACCGTCGAATTGGACAAGGAAAACATTCATTACAATCGTAATAAACTAAGATTCTTAGAAGATCGTGATGGCTTTACTCTAGCTTGA
- a CDS encoding LytR/AlgR family response regulator transcription factor codes for MIKCILIDDEPLALELLESHIKRTDGVELLQSFTNPIEALQELERLQPDLIFSDIQMPELSGVQFSKIVGNKFPIIFTTAYDQYAVQGYELDVVDYLLKPISLERFQKSVAKFQSRNTTTATVHAASVPDYIFVKSEYKTLKINLADIHYIKGMADYVTIVTADKKIHTLENLKYYEKTLPATNFMRVHKSFLIAMDKIEFIERNRAVILGDYIPVSETYKKAFFDRVNG; via the coding sequence ATGATCAAATGCATCCTTATAGACGATGAGCCACTTGCGCTAGAATTGCTGGAATCGCACATCAAACGCACGGATGGTGTTGAGTTGTTGCAATCGTTTACCAATCCTATTGAAGCGCTGCAAGAACTGGAACGGCTACAACCAGATCTTATTTTTTCTGACATTCAAATGCCAGAACTTTCTGGCGTGCAGTTCTCTAAAATCGTCGGGAACAAATTTCCCATCATTTTTACAACTGCCTATGATCAATATGCCGTGCAGGGATACGAACTGGACGTGGTGGATTACCTGCTAAAACCCATCTCTCTGGAGCGCTTCCAGAAATCTGTTGCTAAGTTTCAAAGCCGTAACACAACCACAGCTACCGTTCATGCCGCCAGCGTACCAGACTATATTTTTGTAAAAAGCGAATATAAAACGCTCAAGATCAATCTTGCAGATATTCACTACATCAAGGGAATGGCAGATTATGTGACCATCGTCACGGCAGATAAAAAAATCCATACGCTGGAAAACCTGAAGTATTATGAGAAGACCTTGCCTGCAACAAATTTTATGCGTGTGCACAAAAGCTTCCTCATCGCCATGGATAAGATCGAGTTCATTGAGCGTAACCGAGCTGTGATTTTAGGAGATTACATTCCCGTGAGTGAGACCTATAAGAAAGCCTTTTTTGATAGGGTGAATGGGTGA
- a CDS encoding sensor histidine kinase: MKLRLGRFIASFFGFFLIMEALRDLMRSPEYWQRFLENPIEFTLSILQSALLFICYALFSYLFLYSRYKKQPKWITVAGIITIALGVIGLRYLVEEVILKAITGYGNYYEGTTALYYISDNLYYAILYTAFGVCWFFVNYAVIRDQQQQELVLENKKSELAFLKSQINPHFLFNMLNNIYSLINMGSDKALAATEKLGQLLRYSLYETDKLVTISEELDAVMGYVELEKLRFRESVQTTIHCDPQALHLQVTPFLLMPLVENAFKHGVVTNPNLPITIHIGLEQKILQLKVSNAIAQREKDSVGGIGVENLQKRLQLTYGSDYSFEKTIADEVFTVVIKIHFPS; encoded by the coding sequence ATGAAATTAAGATTGGGACGTTTTATTGCATCGTTTTTTGGATTCTTCCTCATTATGGAAGCGCTACGTGATTTGATGCGCTCACCAGAATACTGGCAAAGATTTTTGGAAAACCCCATTGAATTCACGCTATCCATACTGCAGTCTGCACTGCTATTCATTTGCTACGCGCTTTTTTCTTACCTATTTCTCTATTCCCGTTACAAAAAACAACCTAAGTGGATTACCGTTGCCGGTATTATTACGATCGCTTTGGGCGTCATTGGGCTGCGTTACCTGGTAGAAGAAGTCATCCTCAAGGCCATCACTGGTTATGGCAATTATTACGAGGGCACGACCGCGCTTTACTACATCAGCGACAATCTATATTATGCGATTTTGTACACCGCATTTGGGGTTTGTTGGTTCTTTGTCAACTATGCCGTGATACGCGACCAGCAGCAACAGGAATTAGTTCTCGAGAACAAAAAGTCTGAGCTGGCCTTTCTCAAGTCGCAGATCAATCCGCATTTTTTGTTCAACATGCTCAACAACATCTACTCCTTGATCAATATGGGTTCTGACAAGGCATTGGCAGCTACCGAGAAGTTAGGCCAATTACTTCGGTACAGCCTTTATGAGACCGACAAGCTGGTGACGATTAGTGAAGAACTCGATGCTGTCATGGGTTATGTAGAGTTGGAGAAGTTACGCTTTCGCGAAAGCGTACAAACCACCATCCACTGCGATCCACAAGCACTGCATCTTCAAGTAACGCCATTTCTGCTCATGCCACTCGTGGAAAATGCCTTTAAACACGGCGTGGTAACCAATCCTAATCTGCCGATTACCATTCATATAGGTTTGGAACAAAAAATACTGCAATTAAAGGTGTCCAACGCGATCGCACAACGCGAAAAAGACAGCGTAGGCGGCATAGGTGTAGAAAACCTGCAAAAGCGCTTACAACTTACCTATGGCAGCGATTATAGCTTTGAAAAGACGATTGCGGATGAAGTCTTTACCGTTGTCATCAAAATCCATTTTCCATCATGA
- a CDS encoding glycine--tRNA ligase: MANNDQDQFKKVLSHAKEYGYVFQSSEIYDGLQAVYDYGQNGAELKKNIREYWWQAMTQLNQDIVGIDAAIFMHPTTWKASGHVDAFNDPLIDNKDSKKRYRADVLIEDYCEKHLQKANKEIEKAANRFGDDFDAKLYSETNPRVVGYLKKSKEPVERLAKLLQAEDLAGVKALIEELEIADPDTGSKNWTDVRQFNLMFGTKIGASADTATDLYLRPETAQGIFVNFLNVQKSGRMKIPFGIAQTGKAFRNEIVARQFIFRQREFEQMEMQYFVKPGTELEWFEVWKEKRMAWHSSLGLGADNYRFHDHEKLAHYANAATDIEFNFPFGFKELEGIHSRTDFDLKAHEEYSGKKLKFFDHEENKNYVPYVIETSIGLDRMFLAVFSTALVDETLEDGSERTVLKIPAVLAPVKAAILPLLKKDGLPEIAEEIINDLKWSMKVQYDEKDAIGRRYRRQDANGTPFCVTIDHDTKEDQAVTVRDRDTMTQERIAIKDLKTYLEKRVAMSEWLRRI, translated from the coding sequence ATGGCAAACAACGATCAAGATCAGTTCAAAAAGGTACTCTCACACGCAAAGGAGTACGGTTATGTATTCCAATCCAGTGAGATTTACGATGGCCTTCAGGCTGTCTACGACTACGGCCAGAATGGAGCCGAGTTAAAGAAAAACATACGTGAGTATTGGTGGCAGGCGATGACGCAGCTCAACCAGGATATCGTTGGGATCGATGCAGCCATCTTTATGCATCCCACAACCTGGAAAGCTTCTGGTCACGTGGATGCCTTTAACGATCCATTGATCGACAATAAAGATTCCAAAAAACGCTATCGCGCGGATGTGCTTATCGAGGATTATTGCGAGAAGCACTTGCAAAAAGCGAATAAGGAGATTGAGAAAGCAGCCAATAGATTTGGTGATGACTTTGACGCAAAGCTCTACAGCGAGACCAATCCTCGTGTGGTAGGCTACCTCAAAAAATCCAAAGAACCGGTAGAGCGCCTCGCAAAATTACTACAAGCCGAAGATCTTGCCGGTGTAAAGGCCTTGATTGAAGAACTAGAAATCGCAGATCCAGATACGGGTTCTAAGAACTGGACAGATGTACGTCAGTTCAACCTGATGTTCGGGACTAAGATAGGTGCCAGTGCAGACACTGCGACTGATTTGTATTTACGTCCAGAAACAGCTCAAGGTATTTTTGTCAACTTCCTGAATGTTCAAAAATCAGGACGCATGAAGATTCCGTTTGGGATTGCGCAGACTGGTAAAGCGTTTAGAAATGAGATAGTTGCGAGACAGTTTATATTCCGTCAGCGAGAATTTGAGCAGATGGAAATGCAATACTTTGTCAAACCAGGCACGGAACTGGAATGGTTTGAAGTATGGAAAGAGAAGCGTATGGCGTGGCACAGCTCACTAGGTTTAGGAGCAGATAATTATCGTTTTCACGACCATGAAAAGCTGGCGCATTATGCCAACGCAGCGACAGATATTGAGTTCAATTTCCCTTTTGGGTTCAAGGAATTGGAAGGCATCCACTCCAGAACAGACTTTGACCTCAAGGCTCATGAAGAGTACAGTGGTAAAAAATTAAAGTTCTTTGATCATGAAGAGAATAAGAACTACGTTCCTTATGTGATCGAGACGTCCATTGGATTAGATAGAATGTTCTTAGCGGTCTTCTCTACTGCTTTAGTAGACGAGACCCTAGAAGATGGATCTGAGCGTACCGTTCTGAAAATTCCAGCGGTATTAGCACCGGTAAAAGCTGCGATCCTACCATTACTCAAAAAAGACGGATTACCAGAAATCGCTGAGGAAATCATCAATGATCTTAAATGGTCCATGAAAGTCCAGTATGATGAAAAAGACGCCATAGGACGCCGCTACAGAAGACAGGACGCTAATGGGACACCATTTTGTGTAACCATTGACCACGATACAAAAGAAGATCAAGCCGTGACCGTGCGCGATCGCGATACCATGACCCAAGAACGCATTGCTATTAAAGATTTGAAAACGTATCTAGAAAAGCGTGTGGCTATGAGTGAGTGGTTGAGGAGGATATAA
- a CDS encoding methionine aminotransferase: MTRSKLPENPRSIFAEMTQLAIQHGALNMSQGFPSFPASQELKELASQAILEDHNQYAPMTGLLALRVAISQMFESQHQAFYDPNQEICVTAGATQGIFTAIQATVFKGDEVILFTPAYDCYEPAIKVAGGIPVKIPMRLPDFTIDWDQVRDAITSKTKMIIINSPHNPSGKLMTHEDMLQLEKIAVENDLIVLSDEVYEFMVFDDLEHRSASRYPGLKERSFVMGSFGKTFHVTGWKTGFCLAPPELMKEFLKVHQQVVFCVNQPIQHAIAHYLKQPQHYLDLGEFYQRKRDLFLNLIKDSRFQFTPSESTYFQLLDYSDITDESDLAFAKAITVNHKIASIPISVFMQGRDPKMLRFCFAKEDEELVAAAKILNEL, encoded by the coding sequence ATGACTCGCTCTAAACTTCCAGAAAACCCTAGATCCATTTTCGCCGAAATGACGCAACTGGCGATCCAGCATGGTGCACTCAATATGTCACAGGGATTTCCCAGTTTTCCAGCAAGTCAGGAACTTAAAGAGCTTGCTTCACAAGCCATTCTAGAGGATCATAATCAGTACGCGCCCATGACGGGTTTGCTGGCCTTGCGTGTGGCCATAAGCCAGATGTTTGAATCACAACATCAAGCATTTTACGATCCCAATCAGGAAATCTGTGTCACGGCTGGCGCTACACAAGGGATTTTTACGGCCATTCAGGCTACCGTTTTTAAGGGCGATGAGGTCATATTGTTCACGCCAGCTTACGATTGTTATGAACCTGCCATAAAAGTGGCTGGTGGTATTCCCGTAAAAATTCCCATGAGGCTGCCTGATTTTACCATCGACTGGGATCAGGTGCGAGATGCTATTACTTCCAAGACAAAGATGATCATCATCAACTCGCCGCACAATCCCAGCGGGAAGTTAATGACCCACGAGGACATGCTCCAGCTGGAAAAAATTGCCGTAGAAAACGATCTAATTGTTTTGAGCGATGAGGTTTATGAGTTCATGGTTTTTGATGATCTCGAGCATCGAAGCGCTAGTCGCTATCCAGGCTTGAAAGAGCGCAGTTTTGTTATGGGTAGTTTTGGTAAGACGTTTCACGTTACCGGTTGGAAAACCGGGTTTTGCCTAGCGCCGCCAGAACTTATGAAAGAGTTTTTGAAGGTGCACCAACAGGTTGTTTTTTGTGTCAATCAACCCATACAACATGCGATTGCCCATTATTTAAAGCAACCACAGCATTATCTGGATTTGGGTGAATTTTACCAGCGCAAACGCGACCTGTTTCTCAATCTGATTAAGGATAGCAGGTTCCAATTTACGCCTTCAGAAAGTACCTATTTCCAATTGCTGGATTACTCCGATATTACAGATGAAAGTGATCTCGCTTTCGCGAAAGCGATAACCGTCAACCACAAGATTGCCAGCATTCCTATATCGGTTTTTATGCAAGGTCGTGATCCTAAAATGCTGCGATTTTGCTTTGCCAAAGAAGATGAAGAGCTGGTTGCAGCCGCTAAAATTTTAAATGAATTGTAA
- a CDS encoding Ig-like domain-containing protein, with protein MRKKYSHYLWTIAIAILLVQCAKRGSPSGGPIDETPPEILRAFPDNYTVNFTNQKIEITFDEYIKLKDLQKQLVISPPLKNRPLIRPQGGVSKKLTIEITDTLLENTTYVLNFGQSIVDNTEGNPYPFFKYVFSTGSYIDSLKLSGSISDALNNKADDFVNVMLYEVDSAYTDSVIYKETPRYVVNTLDSLTTFTMENLKAGTYRLVALKEKSSNLKFDPQGDKIGFISEPITVPTDEIYNIQMYEPIQDKALRRATHVGQSRIQIGYYGELDSLNVEPLDKSLISESRITKLEKTDTLEYWYKPVIEQDSLVLLASYGSFQDTLTARLKENLDVDSLSVQKYGQFKLSSPLQLNANTPIADINPLLMDLIDKDSVPQDFGIRLDSLKNVMTYSFNVQPEQRYNLRLLPGAVTDFYGYTNDTITSVYTTKAASDLGNIPVTLEGGSQFPVIIQIVTEKLDVVASITASKNDTYNFEYLDPNNYYIRVIYDSNNNGRYDPGNWLLNRQPEKVVYYPELIPLQANWDYITTVKLE; from the coding sequence GTGAGAAAGAAATACAGCCATTACTTGTGGACCATTGCCATCGCCATTTTACTGGTGCAGTGTGCCAAACGCGGATCGCCCAGCGGTGGTCCTATCGACGAGACGCCGCCAGAGATCCTGCGTGCTTTTCCAGATAATTACACGGTCAATTTTACGAACCAGAAGATTGAAATCACGTTTGATGAATATATCAAACTGAAGGATTTACAAAAGCAACTGGTCATCTCGCCACCGCTCAAGAATCGTCCACTCATACGACCTCAAGGTGGTGTGTCTAAAAAATTGACGATCGAGATTACAGATACCTTGTTGGAGAATACGACTTATGTACTCAATTTCGGCCAGAGTATCGTTGATAATACAGAAGGTAATCCATACCCATTTTTCAAATATGTTTTTAGTACGGGAAGCTACATTGACTCCTTAAAATTGAGTGGAAGCATAAGTGATGCGCTTAATAACAAGGCAGATGATTTTGTCAATGTCATGTTGTATGAAGTGGATAGTGCCTATACAGATTCTGTTATTTATAAAGAAACGCCTAGGTATGTCGTGAATACGCTGGACAGTCTCACCACTTTTACCATGGAAAATTTAAAAGCGGGCACCTATAGGCTGGTAGCGCTTAAGGAAAAATCCAGTAATTTAAAATTTGATCCTCAAGGAGATAAGATAGGATTCATTAGCGAACCTATCACCGTACCAACTGATGAGATCTATAATATCCAGATGTATGAGCCCATTCAGGACAAAGCATTGAGACGTGCCACTCATGTGGGACAGAGCCGTATACAAATTGGTTATTATGGAGAGCTGGACAGCCTGAATGTCGAACCACTGGATAAGTCGTTAATTAGTGAAAGCAGAATCACAAAACTTGAAAAAACAGACACTTTAGAATACTGGTACAAACCGGTAATTGAGCAGGACAGTCTGGTATTACTGGCATCCTATGGTAGTTTTCAGGACACGTTAACGGCTAGATTGAAAGAAAATCTAGACGTCGACAGCCTTTCCGTTCAAAAGTATGGACAGTTTAAATTAAGCTCGCCATTACAATTAAATGCCAATACGCCTATTGCAGATATCAACCCATTGTTGATGGACTTGATCGATAAGGATTCGGTTCCGCAGGATTTTGGGATACGATTGGATTCCCTTAAAAATGTAATGACGTATTCGTTTAATGTCCAGCCAGAGCAACGTTATAACTTGAGGTTGCTTCCAGGCGCGGTCACTGATTTTTATGGCTATACCAACGATACCATAACGAGCGTGTACACGACTAAAGCGGCATCAGATCTTGGGAATATTCCTGTCACATTAGAAGGTGGCTCGCAATTTCCCGTAATCATACAAATCGTCACAGAAAAGCTGGATGTCGTAGCCTCCATAACGGCATCAAAGAACGACACCTATAACTTTGAATACCTAGACCCCAACAATTATTACATAAGAGTCATCTACGACAGTAACAATAATGGACGCTACGATCCAGGCAACTGGCTACTGAACCGGCAACCTGAAAAAGTCGTGTACTATCCAGAGTTGATACCATTACAGGCCAATTGGGATTATATCACTACGGTCAAGCTAGAGTAA
- a CDS encoding DUF5694 domain-containing protein: MRTLILSIAFIATATFTTYAQDFNEEQFLQQSKEAFQFDGADVLLLGTWHMGYTSDANKSSYDASLPQRRDEIAELAVQLASQFKPTKILVEVTPEEQQTMDSLYAAYLKNPKKISTYHGEVGLLAFQIARASGATLHAIDHKMGYDYNSIAQLAAATGNTIMQDYYGQLMPVLGQAQQLEKTASTKQLYRFTNTPEYLSFLKNVNADLMTYVNTDDNFEGADTAADFYKRNLRIFANINRLEITPEDRVLVLNGGAHVAFFHEFMKNSPRYNVVDAQEFLRD; the protein is encoded by the coding sequence ATGAGAACACTTATTCTATCCATCGCATTTATCGCAACCGCAACATTCACAACTTATGCCCAAGACTTTAATGAGGAGCAATTTTTACAACAAAGCAAGGAGGCTTTCCAGTTTGACGGTGCAGACGTTTTATTATTGGGCACCTGGCACATGGGCTACACAAGCGATGCCAATAAATCAAGTTATGACGCTAGTTTGCCTCAAAGAAGAGATGAAATAGCCGAACTGGCGGTTCAACTTGCGAGCCAATTCAAACCCACTAAAATATTGGTTGAAGTAACTCCTGAAGAGCAGCAAACTATGGATTCTCTATATGCCGCGTACCTTAAAAATCCCAAGAAAATAAGCACCTATCATGGCGAGGTTGGCCTTCTAGCATTTCAAATTGCCAGAGCTAGCGGTGCAACGCTACATGCCATAGATCACAAAATGGGGTATGACTATAATAGTATTGCTCAACTAGCAGCGGCTACTGGAAATACCATTATGCAGGATTATTATGGGCAGCTCATGCCTGTATTAGGACAAGCACAGCAATTAGAAAAAACAGCGAGTACTAAACAGTTGTATCGTTTTACCAATACACCAGAATATTTAAGCTTTCTTAAAAACGTGAATGCAGATCTCATGACCTATGTTAATACAGATGACAACTTTGAAGGCGCCGATACCGCAGCAGATTTCTATAAAAGAAACCTAAGGATTTTTGCAAACATCAACCGACTTGAGATCACGCCAGAGGATCGTGTCCTAGTATTGAACGGCGGCGCACACGTGGCGTTCTTCCATGAGTTTATGAAGAATAGCCCTAGATATAATGTCGTAGATGCGCAGGAGTTTTTGAGGGATTGA
- a CDS encoding succinate dehydrogenase/fumarate reductase iron-sulfur subunit yields MKLNLKIWRQEGPNVKGKLVDYPLDGVDGDMSFLEMMDILNEELINKGDVPVEFDHDCREGICGSCNMMINGEPHGPQKLTTTCQLHMRKFNDGDTITIEPWRAKAFPVVKDLIVDRSAFDRIQQAGGYISVNTSGNTQDANATPIEKEKADEAFWSATCIGCGACVAACKNASAMLFTSAKISQYALLPQGELEATQRVEAMVRQMDEEGFGNCSNTGACMVECPKGIKLENIARMNREYLKAEVVG; encoded by the coding sequence ATGAAATTAAACCTAAAAATCTGGAGACAAGAAGGACCTAACGTAAAAGGAAAGTTGGTAGATTACCCGCTGGACGGCGTTGATGGTGACATGTCTTTTCTTGAAATGATGGACATCCTTAATGAGGAGTTGATCAACAAAGGTGATGTCCCAGTAGAGTTTGACCACGATTGTCGCGAGGGAATCTGTGGGTCTTGTAACATGATGATCAACGGCGAGCCGCATGGACCGCAAAAATTGACCACAACGTGTCAATTGCACATGCGTAAATTCAATGACGGTGATACCATTACCATCGAGCCATGGAGAGCCAAGGCTTTCCCTGTGGTAAAAGACTTAATCGTGGACCGTTCTGCTTTTGATAGAATCCAGCAAGCTGGAGGTTACATTTCTGTCAATACTTCTGGTAACACTCAAGATGCTAATGCCACACCTATTGAAAAAGAAAAGGCAGATGAGGCGTTCTGGTCTGCAACCTGTATAGGTTGTGGAGCCTGTGTAGCGGCGTGTAAAAATGCAAGTGCTATGCTGTTTACCAGTGCAAAAATTTCTCAATACGCTTTATTACCACAAGGAGAGTTAGAAGCTACTCAACGTGTAGAAGCGATGGTGCGCCAGATGGATGAAGAAGGTTTTGGTAACTGTTCTAACACTGGAGCCTGTATGGTAGAATGTCCTAAAGGAATCAAACTAGAAAATATTGCCAGAATGAATCGTGAATACCTCAAAGCTGAAGTTGTAGGTTAA
- a CDS encoding ComF family protein, whose protein sequence is MRELFYARIPILHLTSLLYYEKIGTVQRLIHALKYQKQEHIGTFMGEWLGSLLATDPRFAEVDLVVAVPVHSKRLRERGYNQVTKFGQCIADGLGVRFRESVLTKNRNTIKQAQLDQRHRSDETQSPYAIAEEIAENQHVLLVDDVVTTGTTLTLCARELLKIKGTRISMATMGISV, encoded by the coding sequence ATGCGGGAATTGTTTTATGCACGCATCCCTATATTACATCTTACGAGCCTTCTATACTATGAGAAGATAGGCACCGTTCAACGGTTGATCCATGCCTTGAAGTACCAAAAACAGGAACACATAGGCACGTTTATGGGTGAATGGCTGGGCAGTCTACTGGCAACTGATCCACGATTTGCAGAAGTGGATCTGGTAGTTGCCGTACCGGTGCATTCCAAAAGGTTGCGTGAGAGAGGTTATAATCAGGTGACAAAGTTCGGTCAATGTATTGCAGATGGGTTGGGAGTTCGCTTTCGCGAAAGCGTGCTCACCAAAAACCGCAATACCATCAAACAAGCACAACTGGACCAGAGACATCGCAGTGACGAGACCCAATCACCCTATGCCATCGCTGAAGAAATTGCAGAAAACCAGCACGTTTTACTAGTCGACGACGTGGTCACCACGGGAACGACCTTGACCTTGTGTGCACGTGAATTGCTTAAAATTAAGGGCACGCGCATTTCTATGGCGACTATGGGAATATCAGTATAA